A single Catharus ustulatus isolate bCatUst1 chromosome 7, bCatUst1.pri.v2, whole genome shotgun sequence DNA region contains:
- the LOC116998997 gene encoding merozoite surface antigen 2-like, with product MGTGWERDGDGRRDEDADEEGGSDLSWDGDGDGGGEVNADRKGVGDGDRDMDGDRDGDGDKAVPRPSRGGARGGQQQQGRGAAGRAGRWARPRAGRALAGSGMDCRCPARAGGAAAGRSAGGAGPGAASGTGSGAGNGSGAGNGRVPALRGWRGREAPQG from the coding sequence ATGGGAACGGGATGGGAACGGGATGGGGATGGGCGTAGGGATGAGGATGCGGACGAGGAAGGAGGCAGTGATTTGTCCTGGGAcggagatggggatgggggcGGTGAAGTGAATGCTGATAGGAAGGGGGTCGGTGATGGTGACAGGGAtatggatggggacagggatggtgaTGGGGACAAGGCTgtcccccgcccctcccgcggCGGGGCGAGAGgcgggcagcagcagcagggccgtGGAGCCGCTGGCCGAGCGGGTCGATgggcccggccccgggcggggcgggcgctcGCGGGCTCGGGGATGGATTGCCGCTGTCCGGCGCGGGCGGGCGGTGCCGCCGCCGGACGGAGCGCGGGGGGCGCCGGGCCCGGCGCGGCCTCAGGtaccgggagcggggccgggaacgggagcggggctgggaaCGGGCGGGTCCCGGCGCTCCGCGGGTGGCGCGGGCGAGAGGCCCCGCAGGgctga